From one Rattus rattus isolate New Zealand chromosome 15, Rrattus_CSIRO_v1, whole genome shotgun sequence genomic stretch:
- the Zbtb7c gene encoding zinc finger and BTB domain-containing protein 7C — MANDIDELIGIPFPNHSSEVLCSLNEQRHAGLLCDVLLVVQEQEYRTHRSVLAACSKYFKKLFTAGNLASQPYVYEIDFVQPEALAAILEFAYTSTLTITASNVKHILNAARMLEIPCIVNVCLEIMEPGGNVGEEDDKEEEDDDEDDDDEDEEEEEEEEEEEEEDDTEDFADQENLPDPQDINCPQSPSKTDCLTEKDYSDTPRDFPDSFQPESPGHLGVIRDFSIESLLRENLYPKASIPDRRPSLSPFAPEFFPHLWPGDFGAFAQLPEQPMDSGPLDLVIKDRKIKEEEKEELAPPPPPPFSSDFFKDMFPDLPGGPLGPIKAENDYGAYLNFLSATHLGSLFPPWPLVEERKLKPKASQQCPICHKVIMGAGKLPRHMRTHTGEKPYMCSICEVRFTRQDKLKIHMRKHTGERPYLCIHCNAKFVHNYDLKNHMRIHTGVRPYQCEFCYKSFTRSDHLHRHIKRQSCRMARPRRGRKPAAWRAASLLFGPGGPSADKAAFVMPPALGDMGGHLGGTAVCLPGPSPAKHFLASPKGTLSLQELERQFEETQMKLFGRAQLEAERNAGGLLALALAENVAATRPYFPLPDPWAAGLAGLPGLTGLNHVASMSEANN; from the exons ATGGCCAATGACATCGATGAGCTCATCGGCATCCCTTTCCCTAACCACAGCAGTGAGGTGCTATGCAGCCTCAATGAGCAGCGGCATGCGGGGCTGCTGTGCGACGTTCTGCTGGTGGTCCAGGAGCAAGAGTACCGGACACACCGCTCGGTGCTGGCGGCCTGCAGCAAATACTTCAAGAAGCTCTTCACGGCCGGTaacctggccagccagccctacGTCTATGAGATTGACTTTGTCCAGCCCGAAGCTCTGGCCGCCATCCTGGAGTTTGCCTACACCTCCACACTCACCATCACCGCCTCCAACGTCAAGCACATCCTCAACGCTGCCAGGATGCTGGAGATCCCGTGCATTGTGAATGTGTGCCTGGAGATCATGGAGCCTGGCGGCAACGTCGGTGAGGAGgatgacaaggaggaggaggacgatgaTGAAGACGACGAcgatgaagatgaggaggaggaggaggaagaggaagaggaggaggaggaggatgacacAGAGGACTTTGCTGACCAGGAAAACTTGCCTGACCCCCAGGACATCAACTGCCCCCAGAGCCCCTCCAAGACGGACTGTCTCACAGAGAAGGACTATTCTGACACACCCAGGGACTTCCCCGACTCCTTCCAGCCCGAAAGCCCTGGCCACCTGGGAGTGATCCGGGACTTCTCCATTGAATCTCTGCTGAGGGAGAACTTGTACCCCAAGGCCAGCATCCCTGACAGGAGACCCTCCTTATCTCCATTTGCCCCAGAATTCTTCCCGCACCTCTGGCCAGGTGACTTTGGTGCCTTTGCCCAGCTGCCTGAGCAGCCCATGGACAGTGGGCCACTGGATCTAGTCATCAAGGACCGAAAgatcaaggaggaggagaaagaggagctggccccacccccaccccctcccttctctagcGACTTCTTCAAGGACATGTttcctgacctgcctggtggGCCGCTGGGCCCCATCAAGGCAGAGAATGACTATGGTGCCTATCTCAACTTCCTGAGTGCCACCCACCTGGGGAGCCTCTTCCCACCCTGGCCGCTGGTGGAGGAGCGCAAGCTGAAGCCCAAGGCCTCTCAGCAGTGCCCCATCTGCCACAAGGTCATCATGGGGGCTGGGAAGCTGCCCCGGCACATGAGGACCCACACCGGAGAGAAGCCGTACATGTGCAGCATCTGCGAGGTCCGCTTCACCAG gcaggacaaactgaAGATCCACATGCGGAAGCACACGGGGGAGCGGCCCTACTTGTGCATTCACTGCAACGCCAAGTTTGTGCACAACTACGACCTCAAGAACCACATGCGCATCCACACGGGCGTACGGCCCTACCAGTGTGAGTTCTGCTACAAGAGCTTCACGCGCTCCGACCACCTGCACCGCCACATCAAGAGGCAGAGCTGCCGCATGGCGCGACCCCGGCGTGGTCGCAAGCCTGCTGCCTGGAGGGCGGCCAGCCTGCTCTTTGGGCCGGGTGGCCCCTCAGCCGACAAAGCGGCCTTCGTGATGCCACCCGCGCTGGGCGACATGGGTGGCCACCTGGGCGGCACAGCCGTGTGCCTCCCGGGCCCCAGCCCTGctaagcacttcctggcatcaccCAAGGGCACCCTGagcctgcaggagctggaacGTCAGTTCGAGGAGACGCAGATGAAGCTATTCGGACGCGCGCAGCTCGAGGCCGAGAGGAACGCGGGTGGTCTCCTGGCCCTGGCGCTGGCTGAGAACGTAGCCGCCACTCGGCCCTACTTCCCACTGCCTGACCCCTGGGCCGCAGGCCTGGCTGGCCTCCCTGGTCTCACCGGCCTCAACCATGTGGCCTCCATGTCTGAAGCCAACAACTAG